From a region of the Candidatus Rhabdochlamydia porcellionis genome:
- a CDS encoding dipeptidase, giving the protein MHLPIFDLHNDLLSFLIEQENRSFLDPLSRCSYLQMKQGGIKTQVLAIFTKKSLNSIDLAQKQSEKLQWLYKEHPSYFSPISQKAPLTAISTIAAFEGASGFADEDEPLTMSLQRLANYQNKIGPLLYIGITWNEENRFGGGSDTSIGLKPDGIYLLEWLNNRKIAVDLSHASDALAYDILTKIDQNNWRIPLIASHCNFRKVHFATRNLPDELVHEIIHRKGLIGLNFFAPFIHKEDPNGLIQHIEYALTLNAKEVLCFGADFFCDKDASNLQAKYPGQSFYHVPYDTAECYPILLEKLAVKLELPILQSIAYENARTFLDTQILGMSTSGT; this is encoded by the coding sequence ATGCATCTACCCATTTTTGACTTACATAACGATTTGCTTTCTTTTTTGATAGAACAAGAAAACAGATCTTTCTTAGACCCTCTTTCTCGTTGTTCTTATTTACAAATGAAACAAGGAGGCATAAAAACCCAAGTACTTGCCATTTTTACAAAAAAATCGTTAAATAGCATTGATTTAGCTCAAAAACAAAGTGAAAAACTACAGTGGCTATACAAGGAACATCCCTCTTACTTTTCTCCTATTTCTCAAAAAGCTCCACTAACAGCTATATCCACAATTGCAGCCTTTGAAGGCGCTTCTGGATTTGCAGATGAAGATGAGCCTCTGACCATGAGTTTACAAAGACTAGCTAATTACCAAAATAAAATTGGCCCTCTTCTCTATATTGGTATTACTTGGAATGAAGAAAATCGTTTTGGAGGAGGATCTGACACTTCTATTGGCCTAAAACCTGATGGGATTTATTTGCTAGAGTGGCTAAATAATCGTAAAATTGCCGTTGATTTAAGTCATGCGTCCGATGCTTTAGCTTATGATATTTTAACTAAAATTGATCAAAACAATTGGCGCATCCCCCTTATTGCTAGCCATTGTAATTTTCGCAAAGTTCACTTTGCTACTCGCAATCTTCCCGATGAGCTGGTACATGAGATCATTCATAGAAAAGGCCTTATCGGATTGAACTTTTTTGCTCCTTTTATTCATAAAGAAGATCCTAATGGTTTAATCCAACATATAGAATATGCGCTTACCCTCAACGCAAAAGAAGTTCTTTGCTTTGGTGCTGATTTTTTTTGTGATAAAGATGCTTCGAATCTACAAGCTAAATACCCAGGGCAATCTTTTTATCACGTTCCTTATGATACAGCTGAATGCTATCCTATTTTATTGGAAAAGTTAGCTGTAAAGTTAGAATTACCGATTTTGCAATCCATTGCTTACGAAAATGCTAGAACCTTTTTAGATACTCAGATTTTGGGAATGAGTACTTCTGGAACTTGA
- the dnaG gene encoding DNA primase gives MPLFTTNSLEMLRHKIDLLEVLSAHLTFQRSGSTYKTLCPFHEERTPSFIIQKGSAHYHCFGCGAHGDAISFLMTHVRMSFIEAVESLAERFQVHLEKEEEKGNIKTPNKIALKTALASASELYHYLLLHTEEGIEALNYLYGRGISLQFIRRFQIGYAPQHYSLLIQYLQACGIEEDIMIQAGLIKVSGGKKRDFFSERITFPILDSLGAVIGFSARKYRQSTFGGKYINSPETILFKKSRVLFGLSYCRVRMAKQQTAILVEGQIDALRLIDTGFDYVVAAQGTAFGEEHVKELLQLGIKKIYLALDADEAGQAATKKIGDLFQKNGIDTRVVALEKEKDPDLLLREKGPSYFAHLLETSSDYLNFLFFYLAKDHDLQVPSQKNQVVNQIMDQINHWQQPVLIHESLKKLAEIAQVPEASVGIDRICMPDLFISKQESICLQEVDGDRILELDLLRWLLMGGSQYPEIIGIAKANLKQNHFRVPSAWKLYVSLSDHQSNCFDLLAIGSKLNDPEEQKLLSELLQRKINLHKTKEGFLEVLRKILLRDWMQKREQIRIEIQSVTHSEEETLQLARQFDILKNQVPEVLIPKI, from the coding sequence ATGCCTTTATTTACTACAAACAGTTTAGAAATGCTTCGTCATAAAATTGATTTACTTGAAGTATTGTCAGCTCACCTTACTTTTCAAAGAAGTGGATCTACTTATAAAACGCTCTGTCCTTTTCATGAAGAAAGAACTCCTTCTTTTATCATACAAAAAGGCAGTGCTCATTACCATTGTTTTGGATGTGGAGCTCATGGAGATGCTATTTCTTTTTTAATGACTCATGTAAGAATGTCATTTATCGAAGCGGTAGAAAGTCTTGCAGAGCGTTTTCAAGTCCATTTAGAAAAAGAAGAGGAAAAAGGAAATATAAAAACCCCTAATAAAATTGCATTAAAAACAGCCTTGGCTTCTGCAAGCGAGCTATATCATTATTTATTATTGCATACAGAAGAAGGAATAGAAGCTCTTAACTATTTATATGGAAGAGGGATATCTCTGCAGTTTATTCGTCGTTTTCAAATAGGATATGCTCCGCAGCATTATAGTTTATTGATCCAGTATTTACAGGCATGTGGCATTGAAGAAGACATCATGATACAAGCTGGTCTAATCAAAGTGTCTGGAGGAAAAAAACGAGATTTTTTTAGCGAAAGAATTACTTTCCCTATTCTGGATTCTTTGGGTGCAGTGATTGGTTTTTCTGCCCGTAAATATAGGCAAAGCACATTTGGAGGGAAGTATATTAACTCTCCGGAAACCATCTTATTTAAAAAATCTCGTGTGCTATTTGGATTGAGTTATTGTCGTGTAAGAATGGCAAAACAGCAAACCGCAATCCTCGTAGAAGGACAAATTGATGCTTTGCGATTAATTGACACAGGTTTTGATTATGTGGTTGCAGCTCAAGGCACAGCTTTTGGAGAAGAACATGTTAAGGAGTTATTGCAGCTTGGTATTAAGAAAATCTATCTAGCTTTAGATGCCGATGAAGCAGGTCAAGCCGCAACAAAAAAAATAGGAGACCTATTTCAAAAAAATGGGATTGATACTCGAGTGGTTGCTTTAGAAAAAGAAAAGGATCCTGATTTATTGCTCAGAGAAAAAGGACCTAGCTATTTTGCTCATCTTTTAGAGACTAGTTCAGATTATTTAAATTTCTTATTTTTCTATTTAGCAAAAGATCATGATCTACAAGTTCCTTCGCAAAAAAATCAAGTAGTCAATCAAATAATGGATCAAATTAATCATTGGCAGCAACCAGTGCTAATACATGAGAGTTTAAAAAAACTCGCTGAGATTGCACAGGTGCCAGAGGCTAGTGTTGGAATAGATCGGATTTGTATGCCGGATCTATTTATCTCTAAGCAAGAGTCGATATGTTTACAAGAGGTAGATGGAGATCGCATTTTAGAGCTTGATTTATTGCGTTGGTTATTAATGGGAGGCTCTCAATATCCAGAGATCATCGGTATTGCCAAAGCTAATTTAAAGCAGAACCATTTCCGAGTACCAAGTGCCTGGAAGCTTTATGTATCCTTATCAGATCATCAATCAAATTGCTTCGATCTTTTAGCAATTGGCAGCAAATTAAATGATCCGGAAGAGCAAAAACTTTTATCTGAACTTTTACAACGTAAAATCAACCTACATAAAACAAAAGAAGGTTTTCTAGAAGTTTTGCGTAAAATTCTCCTAAGGGATTGGATGCAAAAAAGAGAACAAATTAGAATAGAGATTCAATCAGTTACGCATTCTGAAGAAGAAACTCTTCAACTAGCTCGTCAGTTTGATATTCTTAAAAATCAAGTTCCAGAAGTACTCATTCCCAAAATCTGA
- the mutS gene encoding DNA mismatch repair protein MutS — MKEEKPSSMMAQWHHCKKQAENALLLFRLGDFYEAFENDAILLSKQLGITLTKRQDIPMAGIPFHASDAYIDKLVAKGYRIAIAEQLEDPQSVKGIIKREVVKIITPGTIVHSNLLSAKSNNFLCCFIQINEAFGLAVLDVTTSEFRAMEFEDKKQLFDELSRIQPKELLLPKKWMTQHPDFLEEIDRQFKPAIHVKEAWHFEHKHACDVLLRHFKVSSLDGFGLTGMVAAINAAGAVLHYVQDELNLPIQHIKSIKKEHSSSYMLLDRTTQKHLELFQSIQDIHSSHTLLQVIDYTLTPMGGRLLRYWLAHPLLDLNEIQQRQKGIEEFLSKWQLSEQIFEYLKEIRDLERLIMRIETDYATPRDLGVFRLSLEQISPIFHILENHFTSQFITKNKTNLKDVSNLVQLLQKALIDTPPLKLKEAEIFRAGFSEELDHLQFIKQDSHNWIAQYQTQLRQETQIKNLKVGYTKAFGFFIELSRGKTEKIPSSFQRRQTLVNAERFTTLELKEYEHKILHIEERIYALEHALFTQLKKQIAEHASSIYLIARAIAEIDVICSLAQAAKFHKYIKPTVNSSDLFHIEEGRHPVIETVMKKELFISNDVLLNATSHRLHLITGPNMAGKSTFIRQVALIAILAQMGSFVPAKRATIGIIDKVFSRIGASDDLARGLSTFMVEMTETANILNNATDRSLVILDEIGRGTSTYDGISIAWSVAEYLLTQPGKQAKTLFATHFWELTELEQKIPGAVNYSVSAHESENKIVFLHKVIRGSTDKSYGIHVARLAGLPYFVLKRAQQMLKDLEQTSIKMAKPKAEKQLCLFMNSEIENKPDILGELKEIDPNNLTPLAALQKLIDWKERTK, encoded by the coding sequence ATGAAAGAAGAAAAACCCTCCTCCATGATGGCTCAATGGCATCATTGTAAAAAACAAGCAGAAAATGCCTTATTGCTATTTCGCTTAGGGGATTTTTATGAGGCCTTTGAAAATGATGCTATTCTTTTGTCAAAACAACTGGGTATAACGCTAACTAAAAGACAAGACATTCCTATGGCAGGAATTCCTTTTCATGCAAGCGATGCTTATATTGATAAGCTTGTTGCAAAAGGGTATCGTATTGCTATTGCCGAACAATTAGAGGACCCGCAATCTGTTAAAGGAATCATAAAGCGAGAAGTCGTTAAGATCATTACTCCAGGAACAATTGTTCACTCTAATCTACTATCTGCAAAGTCCAACAATTTCCTCTGTTGTTTTATACAAATTAATGAAGCCTTTGGTCTTGCTGTACTCGATGTTACAACCTCTGAGTTTCGCGCTATGGAATTCGAAGATAAAAAGCAGTTATTTGATGAACTAAGCCGTATCCAACCTAAAGAGCTTTTGTTACCTAAAAAATGGATGACACAACACCCTGATTTCCTCGAAGAAATAGACCGTCAATTTAAACCAGCTATTCATGTAAAAGAAGCGTGGCATTTTGAACACAAACACGCTTGTGATGTGCTTCTGAGACATTTTAAAGTAAGTAGCTTAGATGGTTTTGGATTAACAGGTATGGTTGCTGCCATTAATGCAGCTGGAGCTGTTTTACATTATGTGCAAGATGAATTAAATCTTCCAATTCAACATATCAAGAGTATAAAAAAAGAACACTCTTCCTCCTATATGTTACTAGATCGAACCACTCAAAAACATCTAGAACTTTTTCAGTCGATTCAAGATATTCATTCCTCTCATACCTTGCTACAAGTTATTGATTATACCTTAACTCCCATGGGTGGACGCCTGCTCAGATACTGGCTTGCACACCCTTTATTGGATCTGAATGAAATACAGCAAAGACAAAAGGGTATTGAGGAGTTTTTATCCAAATGGCAGCTCAGCGAACAGATCTTTGAGTATTTAAAAGAAATTCGCGATTTAGAGCGTCTGATTATGCGAATCGAAACCGATTATGCAACCCCGCGCGATTTGGGAGTTTTTCGTCTCTCTTTAGAACAAATCTCACCCATTTTTCATATTTTGGAAAATCATTTTACTAGTCAATTCATTACTAAAAATAAAACAAATTTAAAAGATGTCTCCAACCTTGTGCAACTCTTACAAAAAGCGCTTATAGATACACCTCCTTTAAAATTGAAAGAGGCTGAAATATTTCGCGCAGGTTTTTCAGAAGAACTTGATCATTTACAATTCATCAAACAAGACTCGCATAATTGGATTGCTCAATATCAAACACAATTAAGACAAGAAACGCAAATCAAAAATCTCAAAGTAGGATATACAAAAGCTTTTGGCTTCTTTATCGAATTAAGTCGTGGAAAAACAGAAAAAATTCCTTCCTCTTTTCAAAGAAGACAAACCTTAGTGAATGCAGAGCGTTTTACAACTCTAGAATTAAAAGAATATGAGCATAAAATCCTTCATATCGAAGAACGTATTTATGCCTTAGAACATGCCTTATTTACGCAATTAAAAAAACAAATCGCAGAACATGCTTCTTCGATTTATCTCATTGCACGCGCCATTGCTGAAATCGATGTGATTTGTTCATTAGCACAGGCAGCTAAATTTCACAAATACATAAAACCTACTGTCAATTCTAGCGATCTGTTTCATATTGAAGAAGGGCGCCATCCCGTGATTGAAACCGTTATGAAAAAAGAATTATTTATATCTAATGATGTTCTTTTAAATGCTACAAGCCATCGATTACATTTAATTACAGGTCCCAATATGGCAGGTAAGTCCACATTTATCCGCCAGGTGGCTTTAATTGCCATTCTTGCACAAATGGGCAGTTTTGTTCCTGCTAAAAGGGCTACCATAGGTATTATCGATAAAGTTTTTAGTCGGATTGGAGCAAGTGATGACTTAGCAAGAGGGCTTTCGACTTTTATGGTGGAAATGACAGAAACCGCAAACATCCTCAACAACGCAACAGATCGTTCTTTGGTGATTTTGGATGAAATTGGTCGAGGGACTAGTACATATGACGGAATTTCTATCGCATGGTCTGTTGCAGAATATCTCTTAACTCAACCAGGCAAACAAGCTAAGACCCTATTTGCTACGCATTTCTGGGAGTTAACCGAATTAGAGCAAAAGATTCCTGGAGCCGTAAATTATAGCGTCTCTGCCCATGAATCTGAAAATAAAATCGTATTTTTGCATAAAGTCATAAGAGGAAGTACGGATAAAAGTTATGGCATTCACGTGGCTCGTTTAGCAGGATTGCCCTACTTTGTGCTTAAGCGCGCACAACAGATGTTAAAAGATCTAGAACAAACCTCTATAAAAATGGCTAAACCCAAAGCAGAAAAACAGCTCTGTCTTTTTATGAATTCAGAGATAGAAAATAAACCAGATATTTTAGGAGAATTGAAGGAAATCGATCCAAATAATCTCACTCCTTTAGCTGCTCTACAAAAACTTATCGATTGGAAAGAGAGAACAAAATAA
- the uvrC gene encoding excinuclease ABC subunit UvrC has product MVFDPKQLDAFPMQSGVYLMKDKADRVIYVGKAKLLKNRLKQYFSLSDTRTMIPLLIAQIAHIDTIVVFSEKEALLLENTLIKQHKPKFNVLLKDDKTFISLCINVDHPWPMLRLMRYKGSIKDKNLYFGPYTSAIAAREIYELLNKLFLLRQCSDNELKKRTRPCLLYEMNRCLAPCVGLCTKEQYDQQVENVIYFLKGKNQDILPKLYVQMQQASDHLQFEKAASLLKTIRHLEHVLQSPSANYHIKSIDAIGIHRQADETILFLLFLRQGKLTGSMHYAFSNVIEDDDELLASFILQHYQNNKNPPQEILVPIQPSLALTEILKSTCKIQLLFPKKGEKRTLLKLAQENAKSTFKQEKDEKLLKEKMLLDLQDTLQLNRYPKRIECFDTSHLAGSDSVASVIAFTDGIKDTKHTRLYKIKIQHTGDDYTSMQETLFRHLSRAKAADDLPDLIILDGGKGHLTVALEVFKKLDIASIDLIALAKEASRHDKGMSQEKVYLPYNHDPILLNPRSFLLQLLQKIRDESHRKTITFHQKRRKKRLISSTLDNIPGIGPIKKKRLLTHFGSIERIKKASIQDLLQIKGITQSDVDALQKALNL; this is encoded by the coding sequence ATGGTTTTTGATCCTAAACAACTTGATGCATTTCCTATGCAATCTGGAGTCTATCTGATGAAAGACAAAGCAGACAGGGTAATCTATGTTGGGAAAGCTAAATTACTTAAAAACCGCTTAAAACAATATTTCTCTCTTAGCGATACCAGAACCATGATTCCGCTTTTAATCGCACAAATCGCACACATTGATACGATTGTAGTTTTTTCTGAAAAAGAAGCTCTGCTTTTAGAAAATACTTTGATCAAACAACACAAGCCTAAATTTAATGTACTACTCAAAGATGATAAAACCTTTATCAGCCTATGCATCAATGTAGATCATCCATGGCCTATGCTGCGCCTTATGCGTTATAAAGGATCTATAAAAGATAAAAACCTTTATTTTGGACCTTATACAAGCGCTATTGCAGCAAGAGAAATCTACGAATTATTAAACAAATTATTCCTTTTGCGTCAATGTTCAGATAATGAGCTTAAAAAACGTACTAGACCTTGTCTACTTTATGAGATGAACCGCTGTCTTGCTCCTTGTGTTGGTTTATGCACTAAGGAGCAATATGATCAGCAAGTAGAAAACGTAATCTACTTTCTAAAAGGAAAAAATCAAGACATTCTTCCTAAGCTCTATGTACAAATGCAACAAGCTTCTGATCATCTGCAATTTGAAAAGGCTGCTTCTCTACTTAAAACCATTCGCCATCTCGAACATGTTTTACAATCCCCTTCTGCTAACTATCATATAAAGTCTATCGATGCTATAGGGATCCATCGCCAAGCAGATGAAACCATCCTGTTTCTTCTATTTTTGCGCCAAGGAAAATTAACCGGATCTATGCATTACGCATTTTCTAATGTTATTGAAGATGATGATGAATTGCTCGCTTCTTTCATTCTGCAGCATTATCAAAATAATAAAAATCCTCCACAAGAAATCCTAGTCCCCATTCAACCTTCTTTAGCTTTGACAGAAATTCTCAAAAGCACCTGTAAAATCCAATTGCTCTTTCCCAAAAAAGGAGAAAAACGGACTTTGTTAAAATTAGCACAAGAAAATGCTAAAAGCACTTTTAAACAGGAAAAAGATGAAAAACTCCTTAAAGAAAAAATGTTGCTTGATCTACAAGACACCTTGCAGCTCAATCGCTATCCTAAAAGAATTGAGTGTTTTGATACCTCTCACTTAGCAGGTAGTGATTCGGTAGCATCTGTGATCGCTTTTACAGATGGAATTAAAGATACTAAACATACCAGACTTTATAAAATCAAAATCCAGCATACAGGAGATGACTACACCTCTATGCAAGAAACCCTTTTTCGCCATCTATCCCGTGCTAAAGCAGCAGATGACCTTCCTGACTTAATCATCCTTGATGGAGGGAAAGGGCATTTAACCGTAGCACTTGAGGTATTTAAAAAGCTCGATATAGCTTCCATAGATTTAATTGCATTAGCTAAAGAAGCCTCTCGTCATGATAAAGGAATGAGTCAGGAAAAAGTCTATCTTCCTTATAACCACGACCCCATATTACTTAATCCCCGATCCTTTTTGTTACAACTTTTACAAAAAATTCGCGACGAGAGCCATCGTAAAACAATTACTTTTCATCAAAAAAGACGTAAAAAAAGACTCATTTCTAGTACATTAGATAACATCCCCGGCATTGGCCCTATCAAAAAAAAACGACTTCTTACCCATTTTGGCAGTATAGAAAGAATTAAAAAAGCTTCTATCCAAGATCTTCTGCAAATCAAAGGAATTACCCAATCTGATGTAGATGCATTACAAAAAGCTTTAAATCTCTAA
- a CDS encoding N-acetylmuramoyl-L-alanine amidase family protein, with amino-acid sequence MNKVILYLTALLFPCFTYSFSFQDFDSYQGKVSKQEIKNKLKYLIKTKEAQNYFLLNDDTFTIYASLEKKQKNQEEYRLVLGLSDVLQTLKKRLNNCKIAIDPGHFGSEYSHLEQRFVEISSQKELIAFNEGDLTFLTALYLKELLEKEGAEVFLTRARKAEGALSQNFFQFLQTHPDLWLTQKTLTQLFRSIYNGVDLYARAEKINAFKPDLTVIIHYNAHDSKGEKHTSTTDKNFNMVFIPGSFGDGELKEKKARYEFLRLLVTSDFSLSRQFSKIVLKKFNEHLQIPTVTPSDGAHYLETASIEVEKGVYARNLALTRLVHGPLCYGESLVQNNLEEALRLSRLDTEIQGYPCSSRLKEVALAYFQAIQEFLCSEI; translated from the coding sequence ATGAATAAGGTTATCCTGTATTTAACTGCTCTTCTTTTTCCTTGTTTTACGTATTCTTTCTCTTTTCAAGATTTTGATTCTTATCAAGGAAAAGTTAGCAAACAAGAAATAAAGAACAAACTAAAATACTTAATTAAAACCAAAGAAGCGCAAAACTACTTTTTACTTAATGATGACACTTTTACTATATATGCTTCTCTAGAAAAAAAACAAAAAAACCAAGAAGAGTACCGTCTAGTATTAGGTTTATCTGATGTTTTGCAAACTTTAAAAAAAAGATTAAATAATTGCAAAATTGCTATTGATCCAGGACATTTTGGGAGTGAGTATTCTCATTTAGAACAAAGATTTGTAGAAATTAGTTCCCAGAAAGAGTTAATTGCTTTTAATGAAGGGGATTTAACTTTTCTAACAGCTCTTTATTTAAAAGAGCTGTTAGAAAAAGAAGGAGCAGAGGTTTTTCTAACGAGAGCAAGAAAGGCAGAGGGAGCTCTTTCTCAAAATTTCTTTCAATTTCTACAAACACATCCAGATTTATGGCTAACACAAAAAACATTAACACAGCTTTTTCGCAGCATTTATAATGGAGTGGATTTATATGCTCGTGCAGAAAAAATTAATGCTTTTAAACCAGATCTCACAGTAATCATTCACTATAACGCGCATGATTCTAAAGGAGAGAAGCATACTTCCACTACAGATAAAAATTTTAATATGGTATTTATTCCAGGATCTTTTGGTGATGGAGAATTAAAAGAAAAAAAAGCTCGTTATGAATTCCTGCGTTTATTAGTTACTTCCGATTTTTCTCTATCTAGACAATTTTCTAAGATAGTTTTAAAAAAATTCAATGAGCATCTTCAAATACCCACTGTTACTCCATCAGACGGTGCTCATTACTTAGAGACAGCGAGTATTGAAGTAGAAAAAGGGGTTTATGCTCGTAATTTAGCTCTTACAAGGCTTGTACATGGGCCTCTTTGCTATGGAGAGTCTCTTGTGCAAAACAATTTAGAGGAAGCATTAAGACTTTCTCGTTTGGATACAGAAATTCAAGGATATCCTTGTTCTTCTCGTTTAAAAGAAGTCGCATTAGCCTATTTTCAGGCTATTCAAGAGTTTTTATGCAGTGAAATTTAA